In Cicer arietinum cultivar CDC Frontier isolate Library 1 chromosome 7, Cicar.CDCFrontier_v2.0, whole genome shotgun sequence, the genomic window GAAAGTGCTTCTTCAGAGTGCGAAGAAACTCATACTCTTCCAAACTCTGGTCTGTTTCCAAATCTGCAAGTTTAAACTTCTGCTTTTGCaccttttgaattttttattttatttcctgTTTCCGTTTTTCGATTTATTAAGCAAAATTTCTTGTCTCATGGAGTTGAATGCTTTCTTTAGGTCACAAAATAGAATTTAATGGAATCAAAAGTAGAAATGAGCAGCGATTTCCTGTATCTGGAGAGCCTGTTTGTCTTATATGTGGAAGATATGGCGAATATATATGCAATGAGGTTAGTCATACAATATAAATATTCACTTCAACTTCTGCTTTACAAGTTTTGCGTTGTGTATTATATTTTCTGGCTTTTGTAGACAGATGATGATGTCTGTAGCATGGAGTGCAAAAATGAACTTTTGGAAATTCTTAAACTCAATGAGGTAATTTTCTGTAAGTTTTTTTGTCTAGAAGTTCCTGCCATTCTAAGTCCTAAACAGTAaatatcatcttcttcattcaTAATGCTTATAGGGATCCTCCCATGACCAAGCTAAAAATTTCTCCTCATCTGGCATTAGTGATTCCTTACCGCTGTTACCGGTTCCTGTCTTTAGTGATGATACCTGGGATTATAATCGACATCGCTGGTCAAAAAAGAGATCTAGTCTTTCTACTTATGAATGGTATGTTTCTCCATCAAACACCTGTTTGTGCTTATAGAATTTTGACACTTCTCTCTAGTTTTTCAAATGGTTTGATagtgaaataaagaaaatagtTTAGTATGTTATTTTCTGCATACTAACTGATAGAGCTACAGAATACAATATGGGTGCATATAATCAAATACTGACAATTTTGGTTATATGTTTCTTGAATATATCCTTATTTCTAGACAGACTTTGGAAAATGTGAGAGTGAGCATTGTGAGTGTCGAGATAATCTGAAACTGTGATTTTTGGTGAATTCCTGCACATGTTCTAGAGCCATGCACTTGTGAAAGTATACTTCCCCCCTTTCTGCTTTGGTCTATGGTTAtgggtttttattttattgtagttGGAAATGTCAAAGACCTGGGCACCTAGCTGAAGATTGTCTAGTAAAGGGTTGCAGTGAGGTTTGTCATCAATGCTATTTCTGCATAAAAGTttaccttttttatttattttttatttcataatgattattactttattttttacaatcTAGACCACAGTGGGAGGAAGTAATAGATCTAGTTCCATTCCAAAGGATCTTCTTGGACTTTATAGAAGGTTTGAAAGTTTCTCTTTACTTCTTTCTTATCTTGGCAATTCTATGTTCCTCGTGCTCTAGTTTTATTAGAGAGTTTCTTTTATCCCCCCATATGTTTCTAAAATACTGTGTTTCTGTCCGGAAGTACATATCTGGAGGgcaaaaaaattgtgtttccGGATGTATACTTCTGAAGTGTATTTGGGGGATTGAAGAAGAAgctctctttttattttatcattctcTAGCTTGATACCAAGCCAAATACTATATCACTCTTGGTTTACTAAAAAATTTCTGcagtattttttaccttttcTCTTTTCATCCAGTCTTTCTTCTCATTCAGTTGATATTCTAACTCGTGTTGTTTATTCTactgttttatatatatttttatgcttTGAATGTTCTTTATTAAATTCTCGGAAGAGAATATTTTGTTGAATGATTATACTTTTTAAGTGGGTCAACATTTATCTGCTCTGATGTGAATATTACCTTGGAAATGAAGCAAACTCAACAGATTTGGTTGACttttttgggcagatgcaaggAGTTTGGTAAAGACTTGTTGGCTTCAAACTGTAACGCATGCCGCAGCTCATCGAATTTGGCAACATGCATCGATTGTAGTGTTGTTCTTTGTGATGGGTAAGCTTAAAATTTATACTCTGGATATGCGTCTCAGAATTACTTCAAGTGACAATGTAAAGCAGCATCTATGAATTTCTGTACACACCCTCTTTTTTCAAGTATATTACCTTGAATAATTTTTCGGCGGGGAATCTGGAAACTATCAACGTATGATTATAATCAAGCTTAGATTACCATCTTTGTAAGAATGCCGGCTGTTGATGCTATGcaacaataaataaaagatatttttaattcCCATGCTGAAACAGTTCTGCACTTTTGAATGACATAATAAGCAGCTTTGgctgtcaaattatttatgtgcTTGTAGTTGGTGTCTTTGTTGGTGCTAATTTGTAATTGTGGAACATAAACTAAAGCACAAAAGTAATGCATGGATGCAATCATAGATGTAAAAATTACTATGCAGTCTTCCGTGATCTTTTTGACCTCCCACAGGTGACATTTTTACTGTGTTTTTGCATTCCAATGAATTCTAATATTCCTATATTCCAGGGCAGGTCACTTGGATGATCATATAAGAACACACCCTTCCCATCAAAAATATTACTCACACAAGCTAAAACGTCTGGTGAGTTCTCTCATTTAAAAGCTTTGATTGAATAACAGCTAAAGTTTcactttatttattatataaatatgaatgcattttaacattatctaacatatTTGAAGTTAAATATTGTATTAATCTTGACCGTGAAAGATTTTATCTACAAATATACtacaaaaacaacaataatCAAGTTTTTTCCCACGAGATGAGATTGGCTACATGGATCAATTGATGTCAAGAAGTCCAATGATGTCTTTGTGCCAAAGATTAACCATTTACTTCCAAATTTCTCTTAATCGTATGGCCTATGATTTTGTCTTGCTCTCACTTCGTCTCTAGCTATCGGACTATCTTCCATTTCATCAACCCTCCTTACCGACGTTTCTAGTATTCTCCTCACATGTCCAAGCCACTTAAAATGAGACTCAACAATCTTTTTTACTTTCTCATTAATGGAAGTCATAACTCCCCTTTCAGATTCTTACTCCCAGCTTCATGTTGTATACCAAAATTCTGCCTATGTGCATAGCATAGCTGATCACAATGACAAGTCCAGAGAAAAAGAAGGACTGTGTTAAGCCGTTGACACTTGACAACCAACATATAACCTTGTCAAGCCTTTTACAGCATGGGTCAATGGCAGTTGTTATTGTTGTCTTCTTTTTCCTTGTATTTTTTCTAGTCTTTGCAGATACTTGCCTACACATTTTAAattaatctctctctctctctctccaaaTTAATGCTTATAAGTTATACGGCTTGGGCAATCCTCATTTTTTGAACTAGCTTTTGAAGCTCAACTTTTAAGATGGTATCGGAGCGTATCTTAGATCTATTACTCGACCACCTGTACTTTTCTATGAGAGAGGAACAGAGATATTCCCCATAAACCATATTACACAAGAGATACCACCCAAGCAGGTTGATGTATGCATATAGGGGTGTTATGTGTAACACATATTTGAATGACAAACTTGTTTCCCCATCCTACAGCTTATGAACTCATGTCAACCTGTGTTGCTATAAGATGTTTGCATATACATTTTTACTGTGACAGATCTTTGATTGACAACCTTATTTCATCCTACAGCTCATCAGTTCATGTCAATTTGTGTTGTTATAGGTTAAATGCTGCAAGTCAACTTGCAAGGTCACTGACATCAAGGATCTCTTGGTTTGTCACTATTGCTTTGATAAAGCCTTTGAAAAGTTCTATGACATGTATACTGCAACATGGTAACTATCTTCAATTTCTCATATCATTGCCTCATCGATTTACTTTCAAACAATGTGGTTGTATAAAGTGTATTTCTGCATTGAATCATAATGCCCTGTCATGCATGTGAAGTTTGGAATAGTGccattttttccttttatttccTATGCTTCTTGAAGAACATCTAAGGTCGAG contains:
- the LOC101493421 gene encoding uncharacterized protein, encoding MGTRSNFYKNPSITYNKHFSLSSVLQNLQAYNIVTGNVTSDDQSHPAPTASLKRRRHSQPQKSRHNHLKDDVEDVPSSMSHRDYIQKRRKEVDSSKNSERVELTEDVLGNPNSAISLVDYASDESASSECEETHTLPNSGHKIEFNGIKSRNEQRFPVSGEPVCLICGRYGEYICNETDDDVCSMECKNELLEILKLNEGSSHDQAKNFSSSGISDSLPLLPVPVFSDDTWDYNRHRWSKKRSSLSTYECWKCQRPGHLAEDCLVKGCSETTVGGSNRSSSIPKDLLGLYRRCKEFGKDLLASNCNACRSSSNLATCIDCSVVLCDGAGHLDDHIRTHPSHQKYYSHKLKRLVKCCKSTCKVTDIKDLLVCHYCFDKAFEKFYDMYTATWKGAGFSIILGSICCEDHFTWHRMNCLNADAEGSAYIVKSNGHKGKRTQLSDFIF